One part of the Leptospira saintgironsiae genome encodes these proteins:
- a CDS encoding Gfo/Idh/MocA family protein, producing MRKTKVVLIGLGRIASSLEKDPYRSKPCTHSGVLFSSWGKKNFEFVGGVDPNQDKRENFSKQWKLSDQLTFSDPYHLPSKYKPDLAIIASPSEDHYRNALEWIERGVKNFLIEKPVCETFLQAKDLEKISRKKGIRIWINHERRYHPKYVWAKQVLDSQKYGPIRTIRASVLTSALAPGRAFQGRTGPLFHDGTHAVDLIYWFLGKPDRIRSSLTRRKGIPIEDRALAFLEYKSGPAVFLEAGGARKYFQFEIDIMTEEARILLSNDGMRLFVSKPSKKYKGFNSLTEVSFPEKSFLGSNPFMNLYAEIRNVLTGKSEKMTGDIGENLGIMELLHKIKSGAEIRTVSSI from the coding sequence ATGCGAAAAACCAAGGTTGTTTTAATCGGTTTAGGAAGGATCGCTTCTTCCTTGGAAAAAGATCCGTATCGGTCTAAGCCCTGCACTCATTCCGGGGTCCTATTCTCCTCTTGGGGTAAAAAGAATTTTGAGTTTGTAGGAGGAGTGGATCCTAATCAGGACAAAAGGGAAAATTTCAGCAAGCAGTGGAAACTTTCCGACCAGTTGACCTTCTCCGATCCATACCATTTACCTTCTAAATATAAACCTGACCTTGCGATCATTGCGAGCCCATCTGAAGATCATTATAGAAACGCACTCGAATGGATCGAAAGAGGTGTTAAAAATTTCCTGATCGAAAAACCAGTCTGTGAAACTTTTTTACAAGCTAAGGATCTAGAAAAAATTTCCCGTAAGAAAGGAATACGCATTTGGATCAATCATGAGAGAAGATACCATCCCAAATATGTATGGGCAAAGCAGGTTCTGGACTCTCAAAAGTATGGACCGATCCGTACGATTCGAGCATCTGTTTTGACTTCTGCCTTGGCTCCTGGTAGGGCATTCCAAGGAAGGACAGGGCCTTTATTCCATGACGGAACTCATGCTGTGGATTTGATCTATTGGTTTTTGGGTAAGCCTGATCGGATCCGATCTTCTTTGACTAGAAGAAAGGGGATACCGATTGAGGATAGAGCGCTCGCATTCTTGGAATATAAGTCTGGGCCTGCGGTGTTTTTGGAAGCTGGGGGTGCTCGAAAGTATTTCCAATTCGAGATAGATATTATGACTGAAGAGGCCCGCATTCTTCTCTCCAATGATGGTATGAGACTTTTCGTTTCCAAACCTTCTAAGAAATACAAAGGATTTAATAGTTTGACGGAAGTCTCATTTCCCGAAAAATCATTCCTCGGATCGAACCCGTTTATGAATCTTTATGCAGAGATACGCAATGTACTTACGGGGAAGTCGGAAAAAATGACCGGTGACATCGGAGAAAATCTAGGTATCATGGAACTTTTACATAAAATCAAATCCGGCGCCGAAATTAGAACTGTTTCGTCCATCTAA
- a CDS encoding DUF485 domain-containing protein, with amino-acid sequence MKIKAHQLIESIEFKKLVRTRWTVSFVLLFFLFLNYYGFILIIALKKEWVTEKLGTGNYGLYAGASVILFSWLLTFIYVFWANRYYDQEVEVLKSKLESETR; translated from the coding sequence ATGAAGATAAAAGCTCATCAATTGATCGAATCCATCGAGTTTAAAAAATTAGTTCGTACTAGATGGACAGTTAGTTTTGTTTTATTGTTTTTCCTATTCCTGAACTATTACGGATTTATACTCATCATCGCCTTAAAAAAGGAATGGGTTACGGAAAAACTAGGAACCGGTAACTACGGATTGTACGCTGGTGCATCTGTGATCCTATTCTCCTGGTTACTCACATTCATATATGTTTTTTGGGCCAATCGATACTACGACCAAGAAGTAGAAGTATTAAAATCTAAATTAGAATCGGAGACTAGATAA
- the purE gene encoding 5-(carboxyamino)imidazole ribonucleotide mutase, with protein MKTKVAVIMGSSSDWETMKEAVSILKQFGIECHTEIVSAHRSPELLFEFSKSARSKGFEIIIAGAGGAAHLPGMVASLTTLPVLGVPVQSKALSGMDSLLSIVQMPGGVPVGTLAIGTAGAKNAGLLAARILSLQDETLSKKLEQYRNDIREEALSKNKDLI; from the coding sequence GTGAAAACGAAAGTCGCTGTTATAATGGGAAGCAGTTCGGATTGGGAAACCATGAAAGAAGCGGTCTCCATCCTAAAACAATTCGGAATCGAATGTCATACCGAAATCGTATCCGCACATCGTTCTCCAGAACTATTATTTGAATTTTCTAAATCTGCAAGATCCAAAGGTTTTGAGATTATAATCGCGGGTGCCGGTGGAGCGGCTCATCTTCCAGGAATGGTGGCTTCTCTTACTACCTTACCAGTGCTCGGTGTGCCTGTACAAAGTAAGGCGCTATCCGGAATGGACAGCTTATTGTCCATAGTGCAGATGCCAGGTGGAGTTCCTGTAGGAACACTTGCGATCGGAACTGCGGGAGCAAAGAACGCAGGACTGCTTGCCGCAAGAATATTGTCCCTTCAAGACGAAACATTATCTAAAAAATTGGAACAATACAGAAACGATATTAGAGAAGAAGCATTGTCCAAAAACAAAGACCTAATATGA
- a CDS encoding lipoprotein signal peptidase has protein sequence MKYFEKKFLEVYPPIFIISVIAGTVIDLVTKYIAILYLRPHNPIELMGDFFRLTLTFNTGFVMGLFQGFPRTSLSLTAVAILVLIAYRWKNSDLGHPAGWALVMSGAFGNFIDKFFVKIIGIGAEFGFVENRYEGRFIGVVDFLDFDWPNWLLIDRWPAFNFADSCVSVGLVILILTMKIEEDKK, from the coding sequence GTGAAATATTTCGAAAAGAAATTCTTAGAGGTATATCCCCCTATCTTCATCATTAGCGTGATTGCTGGAACAGTTATAGATCTAGTTACCAAATATATCGCGATACTATACCTAAGACCTCATAACCCTATCGAATTGATGGGAGATTTTTTCCGTTTAACCCTGACTTTCAATACCGGTTTTGTGATGGGTCTTTTCCAAGGATTTCCAAGGACCTCTTTGTCTCTGACTGCAGTTGCGATCTTAGTGTTAATCGCATATCGTTGGAAAAATTCTGACCTAGGGCATCCGGCTGGTTGGGCTCTTGTAATGTCAGGAGCATTCGGAAATTTTATAGATAAGTTTTTCGTAAAAATTATCGGGATCGGAGCTGAGTTCGGATTTGTAGAAAATCGTTACGAAGGTAGATTTATCGGAGTGGTAGACTTCCTAGACTTTGATTGGCCGAACTGGCTTTTGATTGATAGATGGCCTGCATTCAATTTCGCAGACTCTTGTGTGAGTGTAGGATTGGTGATATTGATCCTAACTATGAAAATCGAAGAGGATAAGAAGTAG
- a CDS encoding ABC1 kinase family protein: MPASSQSTYLNQLPAYSARGRYYRGSFFLWKKIFGLFWYYKFVRLFLSSKSREERELEFYKSLGIECRDFFLKMGGVYVKLGQYFASLSHLFPESFTEPLQDLQDRVPPHPFSEIKERFKKEFGKEIAEVFPDISEAPLASASIAQVHSATFKGEKVAVKILYPGIEDIIQKDLKAVRKFLKRINRFLVTFDFKIVHREIAKLVGRETDLRLEAESMDRMARYFAEEPDYVFPKLIPEWSGKSVLTAQFIEGKRITQAGTLKKGQAKSRPVDLLIRAYILMIFEYRFYHADPHPGNMIYTPDEKLCFIDFGAVGEIPPSQAIALRKIILCAMTKDYPALVEALDELGLVSKKADREKLEEVVRYSMEKLSKFLSDTDSFKNIKFEQIHTPEDLKFLKEINSSLRGLLRMIQLPTALVPLERVLGLLVGITANLDPYRTVLDYGEKPFKGLVFQGENQWQKVLVQEGGIWGQAVSLPGELLQAVKNLNRGKQAYKLPDLEQHTKKMYSLGHQIISTAFILFGVHYGTDRLDKGIETQAMVAYGVSVFFGILLALSVIKNKFSSKRNRQ, encoded by the coding sequence ATGCCTGCAAGTTCCCAATCTACATATTTAAATCAATTACCTGCTTATTCCGCAAGAGGGAGATACTATAGAGGTAGCTTCTTTCTTTGGAAAAAAATATTCGGTCTATTCTGGTATTATAAATTTGTAAGATTATTTCTATCTTCCAAATCAAGAGAAGAAAGAGAATTAGAATTTTATAAATCATTGGGCATAGAATGCAGAGACTTCTTTTTAAAAATGGGAGGAGTGTATGTAAAACTTGGTCAGTATTTCGCATCACTCTCTCATCTATTCCCTGAAAGTTTCACAGAACCATTGCAGGACTTACAAGATAGAGTTCCTCCTCATCCCTTTTCTGAAATTAAAGAAAGATTCAAAAAAGAATTCGGGAAAGAGATCGCAGAAGTATTCCCTGATATTTCGGAAGCACCTTTAGCATCTGCATCCATCGCTCAAGTGCATTCTGCCACTTTTAAGGGAGAGAAAGTAGCGGTTAAAATTTTATATCCGGGCATCGAAGATATTATCCAAAAAGATTTAAAGGCAGTTCGCAAATTCCTGAAAAGGATCAATCGATTCCTGGTTACATTCGATTTCAAAATAGTTCATAGGGAAATTGCAAAATTAGTAGGAAGAGAAACTGATCTTCGTTTAGAAGCCGAGTCCATGGATCGTATGGCCAGATATTTTGCAGAAGAGCCTGATTATGTTTTTCCTAAGCTGATCCCTGAGTGGAGCGGCAAAAGTGTTTTAACTGCTCAATTTATAGAAGGAAAGCGGATCACTCAAGCCGGCACATTAAAGAAAGGCCAAGCAAAGTCTAGGCCAGTAGATCTTTTGATCAGAGCATATATCCTTATGATATTTGAATATAGGTTTTATCATGCAGATCCTCATCCAGGAAATATGATCTATACTCCTGATGAAAAACTTTGTTTTATAGATTTCGGTGCAGTAGGGGAGATTCCTCCTAGCCAAGCTATCGCTCTGAGAAAGATCATTCTTTGCGCAATGACAAAGGACTATCCTGCACTTGTTGAGGCCCTCGATGAGTTAGGGCTTGTTTCTAAAAAAGCAGATAGAGAGAAGTTAGAAGAAGTAGTCCGTTATTCCATGGAAAAACTTTCTAAGTTCTTGTCTGATACGGATTCATTTAAGAATATTAAGTTTGAACAGATCCATACACCAGAAGATCTGAAATTTTTAAAAGAGATCAATTCAAGTCTTCGTGGACTTCTTAGAATGATCCAATTGCCGACAGCTCTTGTCCCATTGGAGAGAGTTCTTGGTCTTCTTGTTGGGATTACTGCAAATCTGGATCCATATCGTACTGTTTTGGATTATGGCGAAAAACCATTTAAGGGTCTGGTCTTCCAAGGAGAGAACCAATGGCAGAAGGTTCTGGTTCAGGAAGGTGGTATCTGGGGACAGGCTGTTTCTCTTCCTGGAGAATTATTACAGGCTGTTAAAAATTTAAACAGAGGCAAACAAGCCTATAAACTTCCGGACCTGGAACAACATACTAAGAAGATGTATTCTTTAGGTCATCAGATCATCAGTACAGCATTTATACTTTTTGGTGTCCATTATGGAACCGATAGATTGGATAAAGGGATCGAAACTCAAGCAATGGTGGCTTACGGGGTATCCGTTTTCTTCGGAATCCTCCTTGCTCTATCCGTTATCAAAAATAAATTCAGCTCTAAAAGGAATCGTCAGTGA
- a CDS encoding 5-(carboxyamino)imidazole ribonucleotide synthase, protein MTKILVPPARLGVMGSGQLGRMFAQEAIRMGYQVSVYSPERNSPASLVGAVETVAPYEDENSLQTFLKSIDALTFEFENIPGAELNLISEYSQKNSLPVFPSPECIRIAQHRIREKTLFSKLGLPTVPFYPITDKAEATKAAETSKFPAVLKTSSFGYDGKGQTKFKSKEEFRAWVGSLGQEPLDLILEEWYEFDKEGSVILARDQKGNILCFSPSENIHKNHILDTTIHPGNFSDPIKKQMIESAKILAEGIDYVGVFGLEFFIKGDKIVLNEFAPRPHNSGHFSQDGANISQFQLQLRCLTGLPLPSELSSQPSSMKNILGQDYLPESALWAKYLSDERYTLHLYGKSDPRQDRKMGHWNFVGDGAEKAF, encoded by the coding sequence ATGACAAAAATTCTAGTTCCTCCTGCAAGACTTGGAGTTATGGGATCTGGGCAACTAGGAAGAATGTTCGCCCAAGAAGCGATCCGAATGGGTTATCAAGTATCCGTTTATTCTCCTGAAAGAAATAGTCCTGCTTCCTTAGTAGGAGCCGTAGAAACAGTTGCTCCTTACGAAGATGAAAATTCACTTCAAACATTCTTAAAGTCTATAGATGCACTTACATTCGAATTTGAGAATATACCAGGAGCAGAACTAAACCTTATCTCCGAATATTCTCAAAAAAATTCTCTTCCGGTCTTTCCAAGTCCGGAATGTATCCGGATCGCACAACATAGGATCAGAGAAAAAACATTATTTTCTAAATTAGGACTTCCTACTGTGCCTTTCTATCCGATCACAGATAAGGCAGAAGCTACAAAAGCTGCAGAGACTTCCAAGTTCCCCGCAGTATTAAAAACTTCTTCCTTTGGTTATGATGGGAAGGGTCAGACGAAATTCAAAAGTAAGGAAGAATTTAGAGCATGGGTTGGATCGCTTGGACAAGAACCGCTCGATCTGATCTTAGAAGAATGGTATGAATTCGACAAAGAAGGTTCAGTAATCCTAGCAAGGGATCAAAAAGGAAATATACTTTGTTTTTCTCCTTCTGAAAATATTCATAAAAATCATATTTTGGATACAACCATCCATCCAGGAAATTTTTCAGACCCTATCAAAAAACAAATGATAGAATCTGCTAAAATCCTCGCAGAAGGAATAGATTACGTAGGCGTATTCGGTTTGGAATTTTTTATTAAAGGTGATAAGATCGTTTTAAACGAATTTGCTCCAAGACCTCATAACTCAGGTCATTTCTCACAAGACGGGGCGAATATTTCTCAGTTCCAACTCCAATTGAGATGTCTTACTGGGCTTCCCCTTCCTTCGGAACTTTCTTCCCAACCTTCTTCCATGAAAAATATCTTAGGACAAGATTATCTTCCTGAATCCGCTCTTTGGGCGAAGTATCTTTCTGATGAAAGATATACTTTGCATCTTTACGGAAAATCTGATCCAAGACAGGATCGTAAAATGGGGCATTGGAATTTTGTGGGAGATGGAGCGGAAAAAGCGTTTTAA
- a CDS encoding UDP-N-acetylmuramoyl-tripeptide--D-alanyl-D-alanine ligase translates to MKAPFQYDPETVRRVLESPSDFSFQKESEITSISTASGMVEPGTLFVPLRGNRDGHEFILDALEKGASHFLCEKGHPILEGLSSEQREKAIQVKDTLLALGKLATFHRSRFNPILIAVTGSSGKTTTKEILSSCLSPLEEGLLVTEKNYNNEIGVPFTLFKINSKTRYVVCEMGMNHSGEISRLTKMARPDYSLITTIGTAHIELLGSRKGIAKAKAEVLEGMYKGGSLFYPETGEYKNFLKRKCIRYGIKFKSVPLKRRIEILETNREGFKISFLNSTLDWSLPGIKLLENLALCVSVLEDIGTPTEWIQNGIKNFRSGDKRLDFQVGNYKILNDTYNANRESMLSSLEACSQIAGEEGFYAVLGDMKEVGNYSRKFHTEIGSFAAGLKNCKGLFLFGTESSHALKSFRKKANQGLLSFSFPGDEEGLKNLVDTIRREVPSGSYLLAKASRGMKLERAVEELNS, encoded by the coding sequence ATGAAAGCACCATTCCAATACGATCCGGAAACTGTAAGAAGGGTACTAGAAAGTCCATCCGACTTCTCCTTTCAAAAAGAATCAGAGATCACAAGCATAAGCACAGCATCCGGAATGGTGGAACCTGGAACCTTATTCGTACCGTTAAGAGGAAATAGGGACGGACACGAATTTATATTAGATGCATTAGAAAAAGGTGCCTCTCATTTTTTATGCGAGAAGGGTCATCCAATCTTGGAAGGCCTCAGTTCAGAACAAAGAGAAAAAGCAATCCAAGTGAAAGACACATTACTCGCACTCGGGAAACTTGCTACATTTCATAGATCCAGATTTAATCCAATTTTAATCGCGGTCACCGGTTCAAGTGGAAAAACAACTACCAAAGAGATCTTGTCCTCCTGTCTTTCTCCGTTAGAAGAAGGTTTATTGGTCACGGAAAAAAACTATAATAACGAGATCGGAGTTCCATTCACATTATTCAAGATCAACTCAAAGACAAGATATGTTGTATGCGAGATGGGGATGAATCATTCAGGAGAAATCTCCCGGCTAACCAAAATGGCAAGGCCAGATTATTCACTCATCACCACTATTGGAACTGCGCATATAGAATTATTAGGTTCCAGAAAAGGGATCGCAAAAGCTAAGGCAGAAGTTCTGGAAGGAATGTATAAAGGTGGATCATTATTCTATCCTGAAACTGGAGAATATAAGAATTTCCTAAAACGAAAATGTATACGTTACGGTATCAAATTTAAGTCTGTCCCACTTAAAAGAAGAATAGAAATTTTAGAAACAAACCGAGAAGGATTTAAAATTTCCTTTTTAAATTCTACTTTGGATTGGAGTCTACCTGGGATCAAGTTGTTAGAAAACCTGGCATTATGTGTTTCCGTTTTGGAAGATATTGGAACTCCTACTGAATGGATACAAAACGGGATCAAAAATTTTAGATCCGGTGACAAACGATTAGATTTCCAAGTGGGAAATTATAAAATCCTAAACGATACCTATAACGCAAATAGAGAATCCATGTTATCTTCTCTGGAAGCATGTTCTCAAATTGCAGGAGAAGAAGGATTTTACGCAGTACTAGGAGACATGAAAGAAGTCGGAAATTATTCCCGCAAATTCCATACTGAGATCGGAAGTTTTGCGGCTGGTTTAAAGAATTGCAAAGGACTCTTTCTATTCGGAACAGAATCCTCTCATGCGCTAAAGAGTTTTCGAAAAAAAGCAAATCAAGGACTTCTATCCTTCTCCTTTCCTGGTGACGAAGAAGGACTTAAAAACTTAGTAGATACAATCCGCAGAGAAGTGCCTTCCGGCTCTTATCTATTAGCAAAAGCTTCCAGAGGAATGAAATTAGAAAGAGCCGTAGAAGAATTAAATTCATAA
- a CDS encoding amidohydrolase, producing MTSVKITLFQKDLSQPVSPEQRTKLSKEKSDFLILPLYFPGGGNGSPESLASRAKPFLDEIYAISEVYKGAIFGGGMFRRDDEGKLRFSIPIVQNIVLVDWYDVKGLSSEDSPAIPGSGEDSLILGGFRFGIFAGKEIQDKSKLEKLKSDRINLAFHLDSVSDNGTNYSQDLKNYADLSSQYGMFLVRSSGYGIPFGKKRIGRSLLSTPTGVTWKVAETEQEKEIIKTVNINGINGLF from the coding sequence GTGACCTCAGTAAAAATTACCCTTTTCCAAAAGGATCTATCCCAACCGGTTTCTCCTGAACAAAGAACCAAACTTTCTAAGGAAAAATCGGACTTTCTCATTCTACCATTATATTTTCCGGGAGGAGGAAATGGTTCTCCTGAATCATTAGCTTCTCGTGCTAAACCTTTTTTAGATGAGATCTATGCAATCTCAGAAGTTTATAAAGGTGCAATCTTTGGTGGAGGAATGTTCCGCAGAGATGATGAGGGTAAATTAAGATTCTCTATTCCAATTGTACAAAACATTGTACTAGTAGATTGGTACGATGTAAAAGGATTATCTTCTGAAGATTCTCCTGCTATCCCAGGTTCAGGAGAAGATTCACTGATCCTAGGAGGATTTCGTTTTGGGATCTTTGCAGGGAAAGAGATCCAAGATAAATCCAAACTGGAAAAATTAAAATCGGACAGGATCAATTTAGCATTCCATTTGGATTCTGTTTCGGATAACGGTACGAACTATTCTCAAGATCTAAAAAATTACGCAGACCTTTCCTCTCAGTATGGAATGTTCTTAGTGCGTAGCTCTGGCTATGGCATTCCTTTTGGTAAAAAAAGGATAGGAAGAAGTTTACTTTCCACTCCAACAGGAGTCACCTGGAAAGTGGCAGAAACCGAACAAGAAAAAGAGATCATCAAGACAGTTAATATAAACGGTATCAACGGTTTATTTTAA
- a CDS encoding AI-2E family transporter, whose translation MPDHHNAKPLSTYVIRFIFFFLVGAAIVFFTIGLQLLVVPIALSLILFYIFNGTINYFETLGVPRIISVAILIFLLCLPIYLIATEVAPPIVSTLQPIMKNWKQDIDDAKFKYLVVGFQLRFNDYPASWEDTIRPDELVKQAAELIHAQVSGLVSVIPTLIGYLVVTPLFAFLFLLNGNGVYKNIVSLVPNRYFEMTLMVASKINEQITNYLRSLVIQSAIITVISMIGFYVIGLKFFYIFALFAGIANSIPYLGPIIGMVPPLFMTLTQGAGIFNPNGINDGMGMYELMVAILVVVLIAQAVDNFFVQPVIISDAVSLHPVIVVGAVTVGGSLLGIAGMLVAVPLAAILKVTIASLYRSMKDHKLL comes from the coding sequence ATGCCTGATCATCATAATGCGAAACCGCTCTCCACATATGTAATCCGATTTATATTTTTCTTTTTAGTCGGAGCGGCCATTGTATTTTTTACAATTGGTCTGCAACTTCTTGTAGTTCCGATCGCTCTTTCCTTAATTCTGTTTTATATATTTAACGGAACCATAAACTACTTCGAAACCTTGGGTGTGCCTAGGATTATTTCAGTTGCCATCCTTATCTTCTTACTCTGCCTTCCTATCTACCTAATTGCGACAGAGGTTGCTCCTCCTATCGTTTCTACTTTGCAGCCGATCATGAAGAACTGGAAACAGGATATAGATGACGCAAAGTTTAAATATCTGGTAGTTGGTTTCCAGCTTAGATTTAACGATTATCCTGCAAGCTGGGAAGATACAATTCGCCCGGATGAATTAGTGAAACAAGCAGCTGAGCTGATTCACGCTCAAGTAAGCGGTCTAGTTTCTGTGATCCCTACATTGATTGGATATTTGGTGGTTACACCTTTATTTGCATTTTTGTTTTTGTTAAACGGAAACGGAGTGTATAAGAATATAGTAAGTCTTGTCCCGAACCGTTATTTCGAAATGACCTTGATGGTAGCCTCAAAGATCAATGAACAAATTACAAATTATTTGAGAAGTTTGGTAATCCAGAGTGCGATTATCACTGTGATTTCCATGATCGGTTTTTATGTGATCGGTTTAAAATTCTTTTATATTTTCGCCTTATTTGCAGGGATCGCAAACTCCATTCCTTACTTAGGACCTATCATTGGAATGGTTCCTCCATTATTCATGACTCTGACACAAGGTGCTGGGATTTTTAATCCGAATGGCATTAATGATGGTATGGGAATGTATGAACTAATGGTAGCCATACTTGTTGTAGTCCTGATCGCACAAGCTGTGGATAACTTTTTTGTTCAGCCAGTTATTATCTCGGATGCTGTTTCTCTACATCCTGTGATAGTAGTGGGAGCAGTCACTGTGGGTGGGAGTTTACTCGGAATAGCTGGGATGCTTGTAGCAGTTCCACTTGCCGCTATTCTTAAAGTGACAATTGCTTCACTTTATAGATCCATGAAAGACCATAAGCTGCTTTGA
- a CDS encoding cyclic nucleotide-binding domain-containing protein — MNFLQLPIWKKIIKKKGTSNPEIIRFLRETSVFGKLKRRTLHEIARLVHVRQYSEGEEIFRQGEAGAGFYMIFDGKVAIRSVRDGVELDLAHLDQHSFFGELSLFSEERRTATAIAQEPSTLLGFFQPDLKEIIETKPKIGIEILLSLTGVVVERLQKTNQLLEKAYYKGKQKNA; from the coding sequence TTGAATTTTCTACAACTCCCCATTTGGAAAAAGATAATAAAGAAGAAGGGAACCTCCAACCCGGAGATTATACGTTTTCTTCGAGAAACTTCTGTGTTCGGAAAATTGAAAAGAAGGACCTTGCATGAAATTGCAAGATTAGTTCACGTTAGACAATATTCCGAAGGAGAGGAAATTTTCAGACAGGGAGAAGCCGGAGCAGGATTTTATATGATCTTTGACGGCAAGGTAGCGATCCGTTCCGTAAGAGACGGAGTAGAATTGGACCTGGCTCATTTAGACCAACATTCATTCTTCGGAGAACTTTCTTTATTCTCTGAAGAGAGAAGGACTGCAACTGCGATTGCACAAGAACCTTCTACATTACTTGGATTTTTCCAACCTGACTTAAAAGAAATTATAGAAACCAAACCTAAGATTGGGATTGAGATACTTTTAAGTCTTACTGGAGTTGTGGTAGAAAGACTTCAGAAAACCAACCAGTTATTGGAAAAAGCTTATTACAAGGGCAAACAAAAAAATGCCTGA
- a CDS encoding sodium:solute symporter family transporter, whose amino-acid sequence MESSLGQPNFISVLFFVVFVVLTLGITYWAAKKTKTSSEFYAAGRSITGFQNGLALSGDFMSAASFLGISGMVALKGYDGIIYAVGWLVGWPALMFLLAEPLRNLGKYTFADVLAFRLKQKPIRIVASVGGILVTITYSIAQIVGSGKLINLMFGLPYELAVLIVGGVMLLYVLFGGMIATTWVQIIKACLLLFGVTLLVILSLAQFGFSLENLFSAVETKFGRTALEPGGFASSPIDSISLGLALMFGLLGLPHILMRFYTVPDAKEARKSVAYATTFIGYFYIIIPIVGFAAAVLIGREQIAGIDKGGNMAAALLAELLGGTPFLGFIAAVAFATILAVVAGLTLAAASTISHDLYFNVFTEGKATEDEQVSVAKKATVVFSIVSILLGILFKDQNVAFMVGLAFAIAASGNFPALFLSIVWKNFSTLGGVFSILIGSVSATLFIIFSPTVWVDVFKFDQAIFPLKNPAIVSMSLAFISAFIFSKLFPDENASAKFESEKVRVYLGVGAE is encoded by the coding sequence ATGGAATCCTCTCTAGGCCAACCAAACTTTATCTCCGTTCTATTCTTCGTAGTATTCGTAGTTCTTACATTAGGAATTACTTATTGGGCTGCTAAAAAGACCAAAACTTCCAGCGAGTTTTATGCGGCAGGAAGATCCATTACAGGTTTCCAAAACGGTTTGGCTCTTTCTGGAGACTTCATGTCTGCAGCGTCCTTTTTGGGAATTTCTGGAATGGTAGCCTTAAAAGGTTATGACGGGATTATCTATGCAGTTGGCTGGCTTGTGGGTTGGCCCGCACTCATGTTCCTTCTCGCGGAACCTTTGCGCAATTTAGGAAAATATACTTTTGCGGATGTATTAGCTTTTCGTTTAAAACAAAAACCGATCCGGATCGTTGCTTCTGTCGGCGGAATTTTGGTAACAATCACCTACTCTATCGCTCAAATCGTTGGCTCTGGAAAACTGATCAATCTAATGTTTGGTCTTCCTTATGAGTTAGCAGTTTTGATCGTAGGTGGAGTTATGCTATTGTACGTTCTATTTGGGGGAATGATTGCAACTACTTGGGTGCAGATCATTAAAGCATGCCTTCTACTTTTTGGTGTTACCCTGCTTGTAATTTTATCTCTGGCCCAATTCGGTTTTAGTTTAGAAAATTTATTCTCCGCAGTCGAGACCAAATTTGGAAGAACAGCTTTAGAACCAGGAGGATTTGCATCTAGCCCGATTGATTCTATTTCATTAGGACTAGCGTTAATGTTTGGTCTATTAGGTTTACCTCATATTCTAATGAGATTTTATACTGTGCCTGATGCAAAAGAGGCCAGAAAATCTGTGGCATACGCTACTACATTCATAGGTTATTTTTACATCATCATTCCAATCGTAGGATTTGCTGCTGCAGTTCTGATCGGAAGGGAACAAATTGCAGGAATAGACAAGGGCGGAAATATGGCGGCAGCACTTTTAGCCGAGTTGCTTGGCGGAACGCCATTTTTAGGATTTATCGCAGCAGTTGCATTTGCTACAATCCTGGCAGTAGTTGCAGGTTTAACATTGGCAGCTGCTTCTACCATTTCTCATGATCTTTACTTCAATGTATTTACAGAAGGTAAGGCAACTGAAGACGAACAAGTCTCTGTTGCTAAAAAGGCGACAGTTGTATTCAGTATAGTAAGTATTCTTTTAGGGATCTTATTCAAAGACCAGAACGTTGCCTTTATGGTGGGCCTTGCATTTGCTATCGCAGCAAGTGGAAACTTCCCTGCATTATTCCTATCCATTGTATGGAAAAATTTCAGTACGTTAGGTGGAGTTTTCTCTATTCTGATCGGTTCTGTTTCAGCTACCTTATTTATAATATTCAGTCCAACTGTATGGGTGGATGTTTTTAAATTTGATCAGGCAATCTTCCCTTTAAAAAATCCTGCTATCGTTTCCATGTCTTTGGCATTTATCTCTGCATTCATTTTTTCTAAACTGTTTCCAGACGAAAATGCTTCTGCAAAATTCGAATCTGAAAAAGTCAGGGTTTATTTAGGAGTTGGAGCGGAGTAA